A window of Cohnella herbarum contains these coding sequences:
- a CDS encoding RICIN domain-containing protein: MGKWKRIKRLIMGLTIMACIAGAMGAMPPEAKASPYLTEDFNGSVAGWMTFQGNWSVANGAYVVNGNGSNRPKSLRNLTTLTSGAYAVEADVTVLTAGEAALLVNVKYPENGANNLLGYGIGIDTAADEVWIGRFNDKAAMTKLASAKAALNPNTAYRIRIELQDGDMKAYVDNVLFLHIYDSMFMNPGMLGFRGGSNNSVAFDNLVVEPHQAVNTQSVLGGSAIVTGNTYKIRSDAAGKLLEVAPDGLTVDIYEDLQDTSQQWRIVQDGNGYFFVRSASAEASCLTVSNQPIGQQQLGAYLKLTSCGTVIAAPDSQRWSFVPIANGYYKLQSKASGFVATLENGVTSGGTKVQQWAGSTPGPHQGWRFELVQNQQAAALAAVSGGYKLMPVNDGDGRYGLAIYEQDGKRRPFGQQRPLMIQIRDTGGKLREYKANYSQIASDGQGGWVGSGTVSTDRGSAFSFTDEYSPYDGSGAFRLRRQVSVIAAQAGDEGFGTVFGLYPNESREARNFLNYEYFAPANWYQQNGYNPATGQTDFVESQALASDFSDNYYWMRETRLPLPMFMMRNNTTQSVLSMLHLNATELEDSPEGELDAAAKVTDPFGNTTHWKVGNVYKFGSLGVHKAPQPTLDFVYPGSEGEKTYVQQSGNPNRWSRKSQPVVLGASQLYELVLKAQKAPNYGEAMSGAYRYFYGIYNPQTNPLDVDAIYENALETIDSHMQPFGPQNVMGMPFKANVYTGFYDTDGSDGVHDLHMQSGFVGQVLPASYQLLRHGLQSNLPNQYAKGAASIDWWAQNAAMNASNPNQKNTYGLVRTDYDMLGNGWFPTPIFLRTATDGMEGVIDAYEVALAHGYSKPDWLAFARRYGDWLVNNQNADGSFYRAYDQNGNPASLSKFNTTVPIGYLARLYEVTGDAKYKTAALAAGEMSRTVLFPFGTYVGGTADYLHQVIYDKEAGAIALYGYLALLDITQDPKWLTAAKSAADYTETWTYAYPFRVKPYVPTDPNAQDPGSTNPFNPNSAYHYTSDLVGLSLVKTGLSYVDVYSAYLSEPFYRLYLFTNDPHYLQQAKLYQHNANQISDWLGKNGLAQKGLVREGIGADYLEAAFNPYWLPWVSVAQTDPLSKLEDRFGSMDIDTIEQLPLSVRQQLNH, translated from the coding sequence GTGGGAAAGTGGAAAAGGATAAAGCGTCTGATAATGGGTTTGACCATCATGGCATGCATAGCTGGCGCAATGGGAGCGATGCCGCCGGAGGCCAAGGCATCGCCTTACTTAACCGAGGATTTCAACGGGAGTGTTGCCGGATGGATGACCTTTCAGGGCAATTGGTCCGTCGCGAACGGGGCTTATGTCGTGAATGGGAACGGGTCTAACCGGCCGAAATCGTTAAGAAATTTGACAACGCTTACATCTGGCGCATATGCGGTGGAAGCCGACGTGACCGTATTAACCGCGGGAGAAGCCGCCTTATTGGTGAATGTGAAATACCCCGAGAACGGAGCGAACAATCTGTTAGGTTACGGGATTGGCATTGACACTGCCGCGGATGAAGTATGGATCGGACGGTTTAACGACAAAGCCGCGATGACGAAGCTGGCCTCGGCCAAAGCCGCGCTTAACCCCAATACGGCTTACAGGATTAGAATCGAACTGCAAGATGGCGACATGAAGGCGTATGTAGATAATGTCCTCTTCTTGCACATATACGATAGCATGTTCATGAATCCGGGGATGCTCGGATTCCGCGGCGGAAGCAACAATTCCGTCGCGTTCGACAACCTGGTTGTGGAACCGCATCAGGCCGTAAACACGCAGTCCGTGCTGGGAGGATCGGCTATCGTGACGGGGAATACGTACAAAATCCGTTCAGATGCGGCCGGCAAGTTGCTGGAAGTCGCTCCGGACGGGTTGACGGTGGACATCTACGAGGATCTGCAGGATACTTCCCAGCAATGGCGGATCGTACAAGACGGCAACGGCTATTTTTTCGTTCGTTCCGCGAGCGCCGAAGCAAGCTGCCTCACCGTATCGAATCAGCCGATTGGGCAACAACAATTGGGAGCGTACCTGAAGTTGACTTCTTGCGGGACGGTTATCGCGGCTCCCGATAGTCAGCGGTGGTCGTTCGTCCCGATCGCGAACGGATATTACAAATTGCAGTCGAAGGCGAGCGGATTCGTCGCCACGTTGGAGAACGGCGTCACCTCAGGCGGTACGAAGGTTCAGCAGTGGGCCGGGAGTACTCCCGGCCCTCATCAAGGGTGGCGGTTCGAGCTTGTGCAGAACCAGCAAGCCGCGGCGTTGGCTGCCGTTTCCGGAGGTTATAAGCTCATGCCCGTTAACGACGGAGACGGCCGTTACGGCCTCGCGATCTATGAGCAGGACGGAAAGCGGAGACCATTCGGCCAACAGCGCCCGCTCATGATACAGATCCGGGATACCGGCGGGAAATTGCGTGAATACAAAGCGAACTACAGCCAGATCGCTAGCGATGGCCAAGGCGGATGGGTGGGAAGCGGAACGGTATCGACGGATCGGGGATCTGCGTTCTCTTTCACCGACGAATATTCCCCGTATGACGGTTCGGGAGCCTTCCGTCTTCGTCGCCAAGTGAGCGTTATTGCGGCGCAGGCCGGCGACGAGGGCTTCGGTACCGTCTTCGGGCTCTATCCGAACGAATCGCGAGAAGCGAGAAACTTCTTGAACTACGAATACTTCGCTCCCGCCAATTGGTATCAGCAGAACGGCTACAACCCGGCAACGGGGCAGACCGACTTCGTGGAATCGCAAGCGTTGGCCAGCGATTTCTCGGACAACTACTATTGGATGCGCGAGACGAGGCTGCCGCTGCCGATGTTTATGATGCGCAATAATACGACGCAATCGGTTCTCTCCATGCTCCATTTGAACGCGACGGAGCTGGAAGATTCCCCCGAAGGCGAGCTGGACGCGGCCGCAAAAGTGACAGATCCCTTCGGCAACACGACGCATTGGAAGGTCGGTAACGTGTACAAGTTCGGCTCCCTCGGGGTGCACAAAGCGCCGCAGCCGACGCTCGATTTCGTCTATCCCGGATCGGAAGGGGAGAAAACGTACGTCCAGCAAAGCGGAAATCCCAATCGCTGGTCGCGCAAGAGCCAGCCTGTCGTCCTAGGCGCTTCGCAATTGTACGAGCTCGTGCTCAAAGCCCAGAAAGCTCCTAATTACGGGGAAGCGATGTCCGGCGCCTATCGCTATTTCTACGGCATCTACAATCCCCAGACGAATCCCTTGGACGTTGACGCGATCTACGAGAACGCGCTTGAGACGATCGATTCCCACATGCAGCCTTTCGGGCCGCAGAACGTGATGGGCATGCCGTTCAAAGCGAATGTGTATACCGGATTTTACGATACGGACGGCAGCGACGGGGTACACGATCTGCACATGCAGTCCGGGTTCGTCGGGCAAGTACTGCCCGCTTCGTATCAACTGCTTCGGCATGGACTTCAATCCAATTTGCCGAACCAGTATGCGAAAGGCGCGGCTTCGATCGATTGGTGGGCGCAGAACGCCGCTATGAATGCATCTAATCCGAACCAGAAGAACACGTACGGATTGGTTCGAACGGATTACGATATGCTCGGGAACGGATGGTTCCCGACCCCGATCTTCCTGCGCACTGCGACGGACGGAATGGAAGGGGTCATCGACGCCTATGAGGTCGCGCTAGCTCATGGCTATTCGAAGCCGGATTGGCTGGCTTTCGCGCGGCGTTACGGAGATTGGCTCGTGAACAATCAGAATGCCGACGGCAGCTTCTACAGAGCTTACGATCAGAACGGCAATCCAGCCAGTCTGAGCAAATTCAATACGACCGTTCCGATTGGGTACTTGGCGAGGTTATACGAGGTTACGGGAGATGCGAAATACAAAACCGCAGCGCTGGCTGCCGGCGAGATGTCCCGTACGGTTCTATTCCCGTTCGGCACCTATGTCGGAGGTACGGCGGATTACCTGCATCAAGTCATCTACGACAAAGAAGCCGGGGCTATCGCGCTCTACGGATATTTAGCTCTACTGGATATCACGCAAGATCCCAAATGGCTGACGGCGGCGAAGTCCGCGGCCGATTATACGGAGACATGGACGTACGCTTATCCGTTTCGCGTCAAACCGTACGTACCGACCGATCCGAACGCTCAAGATCCGGGGAGCACGAACCCTTTTAACCCGAACTCGGCCTATCATTACACTTCGGATCTCGTCGGTCTTAGCTTGGTGAAGACGGGTTTGTCCTATGTGGATGTCTATTCCGCATATTTGTCCGAACCGTTTTACCGGCTGTACCTCTTCACGAACGACCCGCACTATCTCCAGCAGGCGAAGCTCTACCAGCATAACGCGAATCAAATCTCGGATTGGTTAGGCAAGAACGGCTTGGCGCAAAAAGGTTTGGTTCGGGAAGGAATAGGGGCGGATTACCTGGAGGCGGCGTTTAACCCTTATTGGCTGCCATGGGTATCCGTAGCCCAGACCGACCCGCTGTCCAAGCTTGAGGATCGGTTCGGCAGCATGGATATCGATACGATCGAGCAGCTGCCGCTATCCGTCCGTCAACAGTTGAATCACTAG
- a CDS encoding ABC-F family ATP-binding cassette domain-containing protein, which produces MIKVERLSFSFPQKELYNNVSFTLENDQHCAFIGTSGSGKSTLIEILMDPERYLFDGKLEMDPDCAIGYVSQFSELDNARETTVFEYIGERFIKIQNEIQSICTEMETSEDIEPLLEKYQLALDAFDTMGGEDFESNIHKQLNLANLLNRKDLKVSDLSGGEFKLIQVMKEMLNRPDLMIMDEPDVFLDFENLNALKKLINSYKGMLLVVTHNRYLLNHCFNKIIHLENREIQEFDGRYLEYNFSLLQTKIELQELAVAEQEEIERNEKIVNHLRVIATYNAEASRGRALKARVSYQERLEARRIKAPFVEIKQPNIRFDIENELDDALVVKVDNYSVAFDELLLDNVSFEIKSTDKVAIIGPNGTGKTTILREIFNNNHDSIEINADAKVAYLSQLQGEMLKDSNTLLGEFIDAGFKTYDEIESYLSNYGFEGEILNQKIESLSGGEKNIVQLAKVAAGKANVLLLDEPTSHLDSYTQIALENAIKEFKGAILMISHDFYSVVNGMDYVLIIEDKTVRKMSMRKFRQMIYASHFDKDYLETEQKKKSVEMKIESALKDTDFELAKKFVDELEELIKLL; this is translated from the coding sequence ATGATAAAAGTCGAACGCCTATCCTTCTCCTTTCCGCAAAAAGAACTATATAACAACGTTTCATTTACGCTGGAAAATGATCAACATTGCGCTTTTATAGGAACAAGCGGCAGTGGGAAAAGTACATTGATAGAGATACTGATGGACCCGGAAAGATATCTTTTCGATGGCAAATTAGAGATGGACCCCGATTGCGCGATCGGATACGTAAGTCAGTTCTCGGAACTAGACAACGCTAGAGAAACAACTGTTTTTGAGTATATCGGAGAACGATTTATAAAGATTCAAAATGAAATTCAATCGATTTGCACGGAAATGGAAACTTCGGAAGACATAGAACCGTTGCTGGAAAAGTATCAATTAGCCTTGGACGCATTTGATACAATGGGCGGGGAAGATTTTGAAAGTAACATTCATAAGCAGCTAAATCTAGCAAACCTCTTGAATCGAAAAGATCTAAAGGTATCCGACCTAAGCGGCGGCGAATTCAAGCTTATTCAAGTGATGAAGGAAATGCTTAATCGTCCCGACTTGATGATTATGGACGAACCGGATGTTTTTTTAGACTTCGAAAACCTAAATGCACTGAAAAAGCTCATTAATTCGTACAAAGGAATGCTGCTGGTCGTTACGCACAACCGTTATTTATTGAATCACTGTTTCAACAAGATCATTCACCTTGAAAATAGGGAGATCCAAGAGTTCGACGGGCGATATTTGGAGTATAACTTCTCATTACTTCAGACGAAAATCGAGTTGCAGGAACTCGCGGTCGCCGAACAGGAAGAGATCGAGAGAAACGAGAAAATCGTCAATCATCTAAGAGTTATTGCGACTTATAACGCAGAAGCCTCTAGAGGCAGAGCGTTAAAAGCTAGGGTTAGTTATCAAGAGAGATTGGAAGCGCGTAGAATTAAAGCGCCGTTCGTGGAGATTAAGCAACCGAATATCCGTTTTGATATTGAAAACGAGTTGGACGACGCCCTTGTCGTCAAGGTCGATAATTATAGCGTTGCCTTTGATGAGTTGCTGCTAGACAATGTTAGCTTTGAGATTAAATCTACGGATAAAGTGGCCATTATCGGTCCGAACGGTACCGGAAAAACGACTATACTTCGAGAAATCTTTAACAATAATCATGATTCAATCGAAATAAATGCGGATGCCAAAGTGGCTTATTTATCACAGCTTCAAGGTGAAATGCTAAAAGACTCTAATACCCTACTAGGAGAATTCATCGATGCGGGGTTTAAAACTTATGACGAGATCGAATCTTATCTTTCAAACTATGGTTTTGAAGGAGAAATCCTGAATCAAAAGATAGAATCCTTATCCGGCGGAGAAAAAAATATTGTTCAATTGGCTAAAGTCGCTGCCGGTAAAGCAAACGTATTGCTTCTGGATGAACCGACAAGCCATTTAGATTCCTATACGCAAATAGCACTGGAGAACGCCATTAAAGAATTCAAAGGCGCGATTCTCATGATCTCTCATGATTTCTATTCCGTCGTAAACGGTATGGATTATGTGTTAATCATCGAGGATAAGACGGTTAGAAAAATGAGTATGCGAAAATTCAGGCAGATGATTTATGCTAGCCATTTTGATAAAGACTATTTAGAAACGGAACAAAAGAAAAAATCGGTCGAAATGAAAATAGAATCGGCTTTAAAAGATACGGATTTCGAACTTGCAAAAAAATTCGTCGATGAGCTGGAAGAGCTGATTAAGTTACTTTAG
- a CDS encoding MIP/aquaporin family protein, whose product MQSFKKYAAEFIGTFVLVLFGCGSAATAGGELGYLGIAMAFGLSIVALAYVIGPISGCHVNPAVSLVMLVSRKLSAKDFYGYVVAQVAGAVAGSALLYAIIDSTGKAVTSLGQNGFGEGYGIGITTLMAFVVEVVLTFVFVYAILGVTSEASNGRVAGLVIGLTLAFVHILGIGLTGTSVNPARSFGPAILLGGEAWSQLWVFVTAPFIGALLALAAYRLLNVRKA is encoded by the coding sequence TTGCAATCATTTAAAAAGTATGCGGCTGAATTCATCGGCACGTTCGTACTCGTTCTGTTCGGCTGCGGAAGCGCTGCCACGGCGGGAGGCGAGCTGGGGTATCTGGGCATCGCAATGGCTTTCGGCTTGTCGATCGTGGCGCTCGCCTACGTGATCGGCCCGATTTCCGGCTGCCACGTTAATCCGGCCGTATCTCTCGTCATGCTTGTCAGCCGGAAGCTTTCCGCCAAAGATTTCTATGGCTACGTCGTCGCCCAGGTTGCCGGTGCCGTCGCCGGTTCGGCGCTGCTGTACGCGATCATCGACTCGACGGGCAAGGCGGTGACAAGCCTTGGGCAGAACGGTTTCGGCGAAGGCTACGGCATCGGCATTACCACGCTGATGGCTTTTGTGGTGGAGGTTGTCTTGACGTTCGTATTCGTCTACGCCATTCTCGGCGTGACTTCGGAGGCCAGTAACGGCAGAGTCGCCGGGCTGGTCATCGGCTTGACGCTTGCGTTCGTACATATTCTCGGCATCGGCTTGACGGGAACTTCGGTCAATCCGGCGAGAAGCTTCGGACCGGCGATTCTGCTCGGGGGAGAAGCATGGTCCCAGCTGTGGGTTTTCGTCACGGCTCCGTTCATTGGAGCGCTGCTGGCGTTAGCCGCTTACCGGCTACTGAACGTTCGCAAAGCCTAG
- a CDS encoding phage tail protein, translated as MSTIVNFKDVSTVGLESSPVAEALAGLRANEARYFMNKYKHEFTVLPASESQETLDYVNRVLKEERGIAFAAKPLETSLFQVENIRWAFVFYEDGLAVNVLYTVDDPKKRAVGFKLSEGMEVPKELEEKKFKFARQKSKLAGTIRGSFFVIKGEY; from the coding sequence ATGTCCACTATCGTTAATTTTAAGGATGTATCTACGGTCGGTCTGGAATCTTCGCCGGTAGCAGAAGCATTAGCTGGTTTGCGTGCGAATGAAGCCCGATACTTCATGAACAAATACAAGCACGAATTTACTGTCTTACCGGCCAGCGAAAGCCAGGAGACGCTTGATTACGTGAACCGGGTTTTGAAAGAAGAACGCGGTATCGCGTTTGCGGCCAAACCGCTGGAAACATCGCTTTTCCAAGTAGAAAATATTAGATGGGCCTTCGTCTTTTATGAGGACGGTCTAGCGGTCAACGTCCTGTATACGGTGGATGACCCTAAGAAGCGGGCCGTAGGGTTTAAGTTATCCGAGGGGATGGAAGTGCCTAAGGAGCTGGAAGAGAAGAAGTTCAAATTCGCAAGACAGAAGTCCAAACTGGCAGGGACCATTCGAGGCTCGTTCTTCGTCATTAAAGGAGAGTATTGA
- a CDS encoding GyrI-like domain-containing protein, whose translation MATYAFEEKDSFIVLGIGTELKSDYTDYAGMNKEKENFWRSVEQDGRLDTLKAIAANDYIFAVNEAVNHKMMYYAGVMTDSSVPEEHRVIQFPKGQCLVVKGEGESADELSSRLTGIAFGQVLPTVDRYAYVGGPNATVEMGRRDSLVYGEMWIPVVER comes from the coding sequence ATGGCGACGTATGCCTTTGAGGAAAAAGACAGCTTTATCGTTCTTGGTATCGGAACGGAACTGAAAAGCGATTACACGGATTATGCCGGCATGAACAAAGAGAAGGAAAATTTCTGGCGGTCGGTGGAGCAGGATGGAAGGCTGGACACGTTAAAGGCAATCGCCGCGAACGACTATATTTTTGCCGTAAACGAAGCGGTAAATCACAAGATGATGTATTATGCCGGCGTGATGACCGATTCATCGGTGCCGGAAGAACATAGAGTGATCCAGTTCCCTAAGGGACAATGCCTCGTCGTTAAAGGCGAGGGGGAGTCGGCTGATGAGTTGAGCAGCAGGCTTACCGGCATTGCCTTCGGTCAAGTCTTGCCAACGGTCGATCGTTACGCCTATGTCGGCGGGCCCAATGCAACGGTCGAGATGGGGCGGCGAGACAGCCTTGTATATGGGGAAATGTGGATTCCGGTCGTGGAGAGGTAA
- a CDS encoding immunoglobulin-like domain-containing protein translates to MRRTMAWGHTEKKEAICGRTTSWMVRLLLALILTLVPILAALPALAAAAADAPDQTSGAGDPGSTYRANGLAQSFTAGKSGYLNQIDLYMADYGSSGIVFTLSIYAGQSVSGTVLASATFGSSNIPYNPGGWLSALFDQPAQVQAGQQYTMHLTSSIGDTPVTTWKHYATDVYAGGRAYTASNWSDYDMGFTTYVGDSPRDYTTTLAVSPITGTYGQAVMISATLTTPEGPLAGKRVNVYLDGSSVGYLTTNAAGYGSGSYSIRQAAGSYELKVATAASYPYPAAEQTTTLTVNKAPLTVTPNNATRPYGTSNGNFTMSFGGLMAWDTASSLGQPVYSTHADASSTIGNYDLTASGLTSTKYAITYSPGTLTVTPALLTVTAADQARAYGQSNPSLSGSITGLVNGDAILASYSTAAVVSSPVGLYPIVPALSDPGGKLSNYHVVIEQGGLTVTKAELRVAPNSASRWVGNVNPQFDGTLTGVVAGDSITAQYESAATIVSAEGVYDITAQLLDPLNLLSNYELITDTGKLTVYAAPKPVFAAGETAGAVKSNVGLPGTDAASRPIRWTSSDNGLLDATTGAVHRPAYSAGDSAVTLEAAVDANQTTYNVQYNVTIIAADMTDKEAVTRDMALLAIGYAAGDDETQVRNGLTLPAAGLNGSAITWASSRTELINPANGSVSRPSYGAGDQTVTLTATVTKGLESDSRQFQLIVLRNNPIVVGPEQPKEPEQPKQPEQPQSDFYIDFIAENNKKERIKLTQSQVKSGWIEFVKNTAKGYFELSAETATKLLRLNPSFAFQVSTAGGTMRLPVSELAAAADKQNAGKDGDKLNFAIYAGEIEVDASLLTELKSRGAQLLSGPVQFKIVMSNGDGAEIAIIQLGSKVERRIAVPNTDADTIVTVWNEQLRQLQYVPVRYENVGGKAYALLPVSSDGLYVNMVNRKAFADMQGHWARYEAEKLASMLIFEGKGEGIFDPNARLTRAETAALLVRALGIPAAAQPAALSDIAGQWYGTAVSSAAAAGLVTGYEDGSFRPNDFVTREELAVILARAIEYDSGSASNAPENGSALLNDSSEVSKWAAEAVRQMLAYGIVKGDHAGNFKPHQTATRAEMALMLSRLLGKLGYL, encoded by the coding sequence GTGAGAAGAACAATGGCTTGGGGACATACGGAAAAGAAGGAAGCCATTTGCGGTCGGACGACATCTTGGATGGTCCGCCTTTTGCTGGCATTGATACTTACGCTTGTGCCGATACTTGCCGCGCTGCCCGCATTGGCGGCAGCCGCTGCTGATGCGCCTGACCAAACATCCGGAGCAGGCGATCCGGGGAGCACGTATCGGGCGAACGGACTTGCTCAAAGCTTTACGGCAGGCAAGTCCGGCTATTTGAATCAAATTGACTTGTATATGGCGGATTACGGGAGCTCGGGAATTGTGTTTACGCTCAGTATCTATGCAGGACAAAGCGTGTCCGGAACGGTGCTTGCTTCAGCGACTTTTGGCAGTAGCAATATTCCGTACAATCCAGGAGGCTGGCTGTCCGCTTTGTTCGATCAGCCGGCACAGGTGCAGGCAGGACAGCAGTATACGATGCACTTAACGTCTTCCATCGGTGATACGCCGGTAACGACATGGAAGCACTATGCGACCGACGTATATGCAGGAGGAAGAGCTTATACGGCTTCCAATTGGTCCGATTATGATATGGGCTTTACCACTTATGTCGGTGATTCTCCAAGGGATTATACGACTACGCTCGCCGTTTCTCCCATAACCGGTACATACGGTCAAGCGGTAATGATATCGGCGACGCTGACAACTCCGGAAGGGCCGCTTGCAGGAAAGAGGGTTAATGTCTACCTTGATGGAAGCTCGGTAGGTTACTTAACGACGAATGCAGCGGGTTATGGTTCAGGTAGCTATTCAATTAGACAAGCTGCGGGCAGCTATGAACTGAAAGTAGCGACAGCAGCTTCGTATCCTTACCCTGCGGCGGAGCAGACAACGACGCTTACGGTCAACAAAGCCCCGCTCACTGTAACGCCTAACAATGCGACTAGACCCTATGGAACGTCTAATGGCAATTTCACAATGAGCTTTGGCGGACTGATGGCATGGGACACGGCCTCCTCGCTTGGGCAGCCAGTGTATTCGACTCACGCCGACGCATCCAGCACAATCGGCAATTATGACCTAACAGCCAGCGGTTTGACATCAACGAAGTATGCAATCACTTATTCGCCGGGCACTTTAACCGTGACGCCGGCACTCTTAACCGTCACTGCTGCGGATCAAGCTCGGGCATATGGGCAAAGCAATCCATCTCTATCGGGTTCGATCACCGGTCTTGTTAATGGAGATGCTATTCTGGCGTCCTATTCGACAGCAGCAGTCGTGTCAAGCCCGGTGGGATTGTATCCGATCGTTCCGGCCTTATCTGATCCGGGAGGCAAGCTGAGCAACTATCATGTTGTCATTGAGCAAGGCGGGCTTACAGTTACGAAGGCCGAGCTTCGCGTTGCGCCGAATTCGGCGTCTCGATGGGTCGGCAATGTGAATCCGCAATTCGACGGCACGCTTACAGGCGTAGTCGCCGGCGACTCCATCACTGCACAGTATGAATCGGCGGCGACGATAGTTAGCGCTGAGGGTGTTTATGATATTACTGCACAGCTTCTCGATCCGTTGAACCTTTTGTCCAATTATGAGCTCATAACCGACACAGGCAAGTTAACTGTCTATGCCGCTCCAAAGCCGGTGTTTGCCGCAGGAGAGACGGCCGGTGCGGTGAAATCGAATGTTGGGCTGCCGGGCACAGATGCTGCAAGCCGTCCGATCCGCTGGACGTCCTCAGACAACGGCTTGCTTGATGCAACAACAGGAGCCGTGCATCGGCCGGCTTACTCGGCGGGCGATTCAGCCGTAACGCTGGAAGCAGCGGTTGATGCGAATCAGACAACCTATAACGTCCAATACAATGTAACGATCATCGCTGCCGATATGACGGACAAAGAGGCGGTAACAAGAGATATGGCGCTGCTTGCGATCGGTTACGCAGCCGGAGATGACGAGACGCAAGTGCGCAATGGACTGACGCTCCCGGCTGCAGGCTTGAACGGCTCTGCCATTACATGGGCTTCAAGCCGAACGGAGCTGATTAATCCCGCTAATGGTTCGGTATCACGGCCATCGTATGGGGCCGGAGACCAAACGGTTACGCTAACGGCTACAGTTACGAAAGGGCTGGAATCGGACAGCCGCCAGTTTCAATTGATTGTTTTAAGGAATAATCCAATTGTTGTGGGGCCTGAACAGCCTAAAGAGCCCGAGCAACCTAAGCAGCCTGAGCAGCCGCAATCGGACTTTTATATCGATTTCATCGCCGAGAATAATAAGAAGGAACGAATTAAACTTACGCAGTCTCAAGTGAAATCCGGATGGATTGAATTTGTTAAGAATACAGCAAAGGGATATTTCGAGCTGAGCGCAGAAACGGCAACCAAACTGCTCCGGTTGAATCCTTCGTTTGCGTTTCAAGTGTCAACGGCCGGCGGCACAATGAGGCTGCCTGTCTCCGAGCTGGCTGCTGCCGCAGATAAGCAAAATGCAGGCAAGGACGGCGATAAACTCAACTTTGCGATATATGCTGGAGAGATTGAGGTTGATGCTTCTTTATTGACAGAGCTGAAATCCCGGGGTGCACAATTATTGTCTGGTCCTGTTCAGTTTAAGATTGTTATGAGCAATGGCGACGGGGCTGAAATTGCCATTATCCAATTAGGCAGCAAAGTAGAAAGACGCATTGCGGTTCCAAATACCGACGCAGATACAATTGTAACGGTATGGAACGAGCAGCTTCGGCAGCTGCAATATGTTCCGGTCCGATATGAAAATGTTGGGGGGAAGGCCTATGCGTTGCTTCCCGTCAGCAGCGACGGCTTGTACGTGAATATGGTTAACCGGAAAGCTTTTGCCGATATGCAAGGACACTGGGCGAGATACGAAGCGGAGAAGCTGGCTTCTATGCTCATTTTTGAAGGAAAAGGAGAGGGCATCTTCGATCCGAATGCCCGCTTAACGCGAGCGGAGACAGCAGCGCTGCTGGTCAGGGCGCTAGGTATCCCCGCGGCGGCTCAGCCCGCAGCTTTATCCGATATTGCGGGGCAATGGTACGGAACGGCGGTTTCCTCCGCAGCAGCGGCCGGGTTGGTGACCGGATACGAGGACGGAAGCTTCCGCCCGAATGATTTTGTTACAAGGGAAGAACTAGCGGTCATCCTTGCGAGAGCGATCGAATACGATAGCGGCTCCGCCTCCAATGCCCCGGAAAATGGTTCGGCGCTGCTGAACGATTCGAGCGAGGTGTCGAAATGGGCTGCCGAGGCAGTGCGGCAAATGCTTGCTTACGGCATCGTTAAAGGCGACCATGCAGGCAATTTTAAGCCGCATCAAACCGCAACCCGCGCAGAAATGGCACTTATGCTGAGCCGTTTGCTCGGCAAGCTTGGATATCTGTAA